A region of Planktomarina temperata RCA23 DNA encodes the following proteins:
- a CDS encoding penicillin-binding protein activator: MNFLIPSMSHLRGAAVLALCASMLLSACVAPSGGPMSGGGLRLDGSKTVQVAVLLPLTATNERVQELALFAEQAARMAMADLKGRVEMQMQVYDTAGLEPQAAEMAQLAVQEGAQVIVGPLFAGAANAAGLAVAGSGVSVLSLSNNVEIAGGNVYVLGHTFQNTAEHLAAYAYEQGKTRALLVHANTVPGQAGRDALERALEEQGSFVAGVEGYEFTQQDLVDAMSRVAERNEVIDADIVFLTADYDGGLPLIAQLLPEAGVDPQLVQYAGLAQWDALPSAFHLPAIQGGWFAMPSPVRSEQFNARFQTVYGRAPHPLAAIAYDGVAAVGASVATGNRDALNRRGLTLSSGFQGAAGIFRLRDDGTVERGLAVATIEGNKVVVLSPAPGSFSNIGF, translated from the coding sequence ATGAATTTTCTAATCCCATCAATGTCGCATCTTCGCGGCGCGGCTGTATTGGCGCTCTGTGCTTCGATGCTTCTGTCGGCTTGTGTTGCGCCCTCTGGCGGGCCAATGTCAGGCGGTGGCCTCCGGCTTGATGGCAGCAAGACGGTGCAGGTCGCGGTTCTCTTGCCGCTCACAGCGACGAATGAGCGGGTGCAGGAATTGGCGCTTTTTGCAGAGCAAGCGGCGCGCATGGCCATGGCGGATCTTAAAGGCCGGGTTGAAATGCAGATGCAAGTCTATGACACGGCCGGGCTTGAGCCGCAGGCGGCCGAAATGGCTCAGCTTGCGGTACAAGAAGGCGCGCAGGTGATTGTCGGTCCGCTTTTTGCGGGCGCAGCCAATGCGGCGGGTCTGGCGGTTGCCGGCAGCGGCGTGAGTGTTTTGTCCCTATCGAATAATGTCGAGATTGCCGGTGGCAATGTCTATGTCTTGGGTCATACGTTTCAGAACACGGCCGAGCATTTGGCTGCTTATGCATATGAGCAAGGAAAAACACGGGCGCTTTTGGTACATGCCAACACGGTGCCGGGGCAGGCTGGGCGCGATGCCCTCGAGCGGGCCTTGGAAGAGCAAGGCAGTTTCGTGGCCGGTGTAGAGGGGTATGAATTTACGCAACAGGACTTGGTGGATGCGATGAGCCGAGTGGCTGAACGCAATGAAGTCATAGACGCCGATATCGTGTTTCTAACCGCCGATTATGACGGCGGGTTGCCTTTGATCGCGCAATTGCTGCCAGAGGCGGGAGTGGATCCGCAGCTGGTGCAATATGCCGGTTTGGCGCAGTGGGACGCTTTGCCCTCCGCCTTTCATTTACCGGCTATTCAGGGGGGATGGTTCGCCATGCCAAGCCCTGTGCGCAGCGAACAATTCAATGCGCGCTTTCAAACCGTCTATGGCCGCGCGCCGCATCCATTGGCGGCCATTGCCTATGATGGCGTGGCGGCAGTGGGCGCCTCAGTGGCCACGGGCAACCGAGATGCTTTGAACCGGCGGGGATTGACCTTAAGCAGCGGTTTTCAGGGCGCGGCAGGCATTTTCCGCTTGCGCGATGATGGCACGGTTGAACGCGGCTTGGCGGTGGCCACCATTGAAGGCAATAAAGTCGTTGTGTTGTCGCCAGCTCCGGGCAGCTTTTCCAATATCGGATTTTAG
- the rsmI gene encoding 16S rRNA (cytidine(1402)-2'-O)-methyltransferase: MNHNLIKLEPGLYLVATPLGSARDITLRALDILASADVLAAEDTRTARKLLDIHGVPLAGRRIIAYHDHSQAKDRQKLLQHVVEGKSVAYVSEAGTPLIADPGYQLVADARREGLTILSAPGPAACIAALTVAGLPTDQFHFAGFLAPQQVARQKQLAELMALRATVVLYESPKRLAALLADIETTGGTARPVAVCRELTKKFEDVQSGPVESLRAFYAETPARGEIVVLIGAGQEAKVDKSDLEAALVHAMLNLRVKDAADAVAGAYGLPRRDIYQLALKLQAVQTEE, encoded by the coding sequence GTGAATCATAATTTGATTAAGTTGGAGCCCGGCTTATACCTTGTGGCAACACCTTTAGGCTCAGCGCGCGATATTACGCTGCGCGCGCTTGATATTTTAGCCTCTGCGGATGTATTGGCCGCCGAAGATACCCGGACAGCCCGAAAATTGCTGGACATTCATGGCGTGCCCTTGGCCGGGCGGCGAATCATTGCCTATCACGATCACAGCCAGGCCAAGGACCGCCAGAAACTGCTCCAGCATGTCGTGGAGGGTAAGTCCGTTGCCTATGTTTCAGAAGCCGGCACGCCGTTGATCGCCGATCCCGGCTATCAACTGGTCGCCGATGCCCGGCGCGAGGGGTTAACCATCCTATCGGCGCCGGGACCTGCGGCCTGTATCGCCGCTCTGACTGTGGCCGGCCTGCCGACGGATCAATTTCACTTCGCCGGTTTTTTGGCACCGCAACAAGTGGCCCGCCAAAAGCAGCTGGCGGAACTTATGGCTCTGCGCGCAACCGTTGTTCTGTATGAATCCCCCAAACGGCTGGCCGCGCTTCTGGCCGATATCGAAACGACCGGCGGAACGGCGCGGCCTGTGGCGGTCTGCCGCGAATTAACCAAGAAGTTTGAAGACGTCCAAAGCGGGCCAGTTGAGAGCCTCCGCGCATTCTACGCTGAAACCCCCGCCCGCGGCGAAATTGTAGTGCTGATTGGCGCGGGACAAGAGGCCAAAGTTGACAAAAGCGATCTTGAGGCGGCGCTTGTTCATGCAATGTTAAATCTTCGCGTGAAAGATGCAGCAGACGCTGTGGCTGGCGCTTATGGCCTGCCGCGGCGCGATATCTAC